One Elusimicrobiota bacterium genomic region harbors:
- a CDS encoding type II CAAX endopeptidase family protein, protein MNILFIVFYLVFIAIVISSFLKFIKELKKQELSEVGVAAPWNLMMTLRIVLILFAIELAIYITGRYGYFKIFGKNSYFDHINLFVTYIVQGPLLIYIMKIRKSFSIREYIGLKIPTKKESLKWSLTFGIIIAVFYIIEIIIKRPFASQYLVDLYKTSRSPLLLFIVVVIMAPIYEEIVFRGFLFEGIRYSRLKIVGAIIITSLIWASLHLQYGLYEIVTIFLMGLLFGFCRFKTGSIYLTIFLHMLVNLEAMVEVILKAVS, encoded by the coding sequence ATGAATATTTTATTTATTGTTTTTTATCTGGTTTTTATAGCCATAGTTATTTCTAGTTTTTTAAAATTTATTAAGGAACTAAAAAAACAAGAACTCTCGGAAGTTGGAGTTGCTGCTCCATGGAATTTAATGATGACCTTGAGGATTGTTTTAATTTTATTCGCGATTGAGTTGGCGATTTACATAACAGGGCGTTACGGCTATTTTAAAATTTTTGGAAAAAACAGTTATTTTGACCATATTAACCTTTTTGTGACATATATTGTTCAAGGCCCTTTATTAATTTATATTATGAAAATCCGTAAAAGTTTTTCGATTAGAGAATATATCGGATTGAAAATACCTACTAAAAAAGAGTCATTAAAGTGGTCTCTTACTTTCGGAATTATTATTGCAGTATTCTATATTATTGAGATAATTATAAAAAGACCGTTTGCTTCTCAATATTTAGTGGATTTATATAAAACCAGTCGTTCCCCGCTTTTATTATTTATTGTAGTTGTAATTATGGCACCTATTTACGAAGAAATAGTTTTTCGTGGTTTTCTGTTTGAAGGGATAAGATACTCCCGTTTGAAAATAGTGGGAGCTATAATCATCACCTCTTTGATTTGGGCATCATTACATTTACAGTATGGATTATATGAGATAGTGACAATTTTTTTGATGGGTTTGTTGTTTGGATTTTGCCGTTTTAAAACCGGTTCTATTTATCTTACTATTTTTTTGCATATGTTAGTGAATTTAGAAGCAATGGTTGAAGTCATACTAAAAGCAGTTTCATAA
- a CDS encoding aminodeoxychorismate/anthranilate synthase component II — MILVIDNYDSFVYNLVQYLGELNPDIEVFRNDKITLKEIEKLNPSHIVISPGPCTPKEAGISIDVVKAFSGKIPILGVCLGHQSIGAAMGGKVIHAPKLMHGKTSLIYHDGKTIFKGLENPFEATRYHSLIVEKKSLPKCLEISAWTKEGEIMGLRLKFLASHLSSLNVYVEGIQFHPESILTKPGKKLLKNFLELKRKNRGKQDKVK; from the coding sequence GTGATATTAGTAATAGATAACTACGATTCTTTCGTCTACAACCTAGTTCAGTATCTCGGCGAGTTAAATCCCGATATAGAAGTTTTCAGAAATGATAAAATTACATTAAAAGAAATTGAAAAACTTAATCCTTCGCATATTGTAATTTCTCCGGGTCCTTGTACTCCGAAAGAAGCCGGAATTTCAATAGATGTTGTAAAAGCTTTTTCAGGTAAAATACCCATTTTGGGTGTCTGTCTGGGACACCAGTCAATTGGTGCGGCAATGGGAGGAAAAGTAATACATGCTCCGAAACTTATGCATGGTAAAACATCGTTAATTTATCATGATGGCAAAACAATATTTAAAGGTTTAGAAAATCCTTTTGAAGCGACAAGATATCATTCGCTAATCGTAGAAAAAAAATCATTACCAAAATGCCTGGAAATATCAGCATGGACGAAAGAGGGCGAAATAATGGGCTTACGGTTGAAATTTCTCGCCTCTCACCTCTCGTCTCTCAACGTTTATGTAGAGGGCATCCAATTTCACCCTGAATCAATATTAACAAAGCCGGGAAAGAAACTATTGAAAAATTTTCTGGAATTAAAAAGAAAAAATAGGGGCAAGCAAGATAAAGTAAAATAG
- the trpE gene encoding anthranilate synthase component I yields MYYPNLTEFIKLSKKGNLIPVYKEILADKETPVSAFLKISEGEEGKYSYLLESIEGGEKWGEYSFLGNNPSKIVKYQNNILEIIENGKSKIINEQDPFNYFKKLMSNYNPVKINGLPRFYGGAVGYIGYEMVRFFEKLPAIKKDDLKIPDMFFVFTDTILIFDNLKHIIKIVSNTHIDSKKNIRENYKAALRKIDKISEKLKNPIPAKKNIKKHSSLNFVSNCTKNEFKRNVKISKDYITDGDIIQVQISQRLKAKIKSNPFDVYRALRIVNPSPYMYFLKFDKLNIAGSSPEILVRLEDKKVEIRPIAGTIKRGKNKDEDEVLQKELLSDPKEKAEHIMLVDLARNDLGRISEFNSVKVPELMVIEKYSHVMHIVSDVIGKLRNGLDQFDVLHATFPAGTVTGAPKIRAMEIIDELEKTKRGPYAGTVGYFGFSGNLDSAITIRTAVMKDGYAYIQAAAGIVADSNPEKEYNETLNKMKALVKAIEMAEGGLE; encoded by the coding sequence ATGTATTATCCAAATCTAACTGAATTTATAAAATTATCAAAAAAGGGAAATCTAATTCCTGTTTATAAGGAGATTCTTGCTGATAAAGAGACACCTGTTTCTGCATTTTTAAAGATAAGTGAAGGTGAAGAAGGAAAGTATTCATATCTTCTTGAGAGTATTGAAGGCGGGGAAAAATGGGGGGAATATTCATTTCTTGGAAATAATCCTTCAAAGATAGTAAAGTATCAAAATAATATTTTGGAAATTATCGAAAATGGTAAATCAAAAATTATAAATGAGCAAGACCCGTTTAATTATTTTAAAAAGCTTATGTCAAATTACAATCCGGTAAAAATCAACGGGTTACCAAGATTTTACGGCGGTGCGGTCGGATATATAGGTTACGAAATGGTAAGGTTTTTTGAAAAACTGCCGGCTATCAAAAAAGACGATCTTAAAATTCCTGATATGTTTTTTGTATTTACCGATACTATCTTAATATTTGACAATTTAAAGCACATTATAAAAATTGTTTCTAATACGCATATTGACAGCAAAAAAAATATAAGAGAAAATTATAAAGCAGCACTCAGAAAAATAGACAAAATCAGCGAAAAATTGAAAAATCCTATACCGGCTAAAAAAAATATAAAAAAACATTCCTCTTTGAATTTTGTATCCAACTGTACAAAAAATGAATTCAAAAGAAATGTGAAAATATCAAAGGATTATATTACAGATGGAGACATAATACAGGTTCAAATTTCACAGCGGCTTAAAGCAAAAATAAAATCAAATCCGTTTGATGTTTACAGAGCTTTGAGAATAGTCAATCCTTCGCCATATATGTATTTTTTGAAATTCGACAAACTCAACATTGCAGGTTCGTCGCCTGAAATACTGGTGCGTCTGGAAGATAAAAAAGTAGAGATACGTCCTATAGCAGGTACAATTAAACGGGGAAAAAATAAAGACGAAGACGAAGTTTTACAAAAGGAATTACTTTCTGACCCTAAAGAGAAAGCAGAACATATAATGCTGGTTGACTTGGCCAGAAACGATCTTGGCAGAATCAGCGAATTTAATTCCGTAAAAGTTCCGGAGCTTATGGTTATTGAAAAATATTCCCATGTTATGCACATAGTATCTGATGTTATCGGTAAATTACGGAACGGATTAGACCAGTTTGACGTTTTGCATGCCACGTTTCCTGCGGGCACGGTTACAGGTGCGCCGAAAATAAGAGCGATGGAAATTATTGACGAACTGGAGAAAACAAAACGCGGTCCATATGCAGGAACTGTCGGATACTTTGGATTTTCCGGTAATCTTGATAGCGCTATAACGATAAGGACAGCAGTTATGAAAGACGGGTATGCGTATATACAGGCAGCAGCCGGAATTGTTGCTGATTCTAATCCTGAAAAGGAATACAATGAAACACTTAACAAAATGAAAGCGCTGGTTAAAGCGATAGAAATGGCAGAGGGAGGATTAGAGTGA